Proteins encoded together in one Actinomycetota bacterium window:
- the scpB gene encoding SMC-Scp complex subunit ScpB: protein MTEPSTEARRAIEAILMVADEPLEPHLLAQLLEVSPARVEELCAELVDAYEADERGFVLVRVAGGYRFQSHPDLAPYVERFALEGQSARLSAAALETLAIVAYKQPVSRAQVAAIRGVNVDGVMRTLQLRGYVEEIGRDPGPGLAVLYGTSRLFLERLGLDTVDDLPPLGAFVPGPEVVEVLEQGLRTGDE from the coding sequence ATGACTGAGCCGTCGACCGAAGCCCGCCGGGCCATCGAGGCCATCCTGATGGTGGCGGACGAGCCGCTCGAGCCCCACCTGCTCGCGCAGCTGCTCGAGGTGTCGCCGGCGCGGGTCGAGGAGCTGTGCGCGGAGCTGGTCGACGCGTACGAGGCCGACGAGCGCGGCTTCGTGCTCGTGCGGGTGGCGGGGGGCTACCGCTTCCAGAGCCATCCCGACCTCGCGCCGTACGTCGAGCGCTTCGCGCTCGAGGGTCAGTCGGCGCGCCTGTCGGCCGCGGCGCTGGAGACGCTCGCGATCGTCGCCTACAAGCAACCGGTCTCGCGCGCCCAGGTGGCCGCCATCCGCGGGGTCAACGTCGACGGGGTCATGCGCACGCTGCAGCTGCGGGGCTACGTCGAGGAGATCGGCCGCGATCCCGGTCCGGGGCTCGCCGTCCTCTACGGCACCAGCCGTCTGTTCCTCGAGCGGCTGGGGCTCGACACCGTCGACGATCTCCCTCCGCTGGGTGCGTTCGTGCCCGGTCCCGAGGTGGTCGAGGTGCTCGAACAGGGGTTGCGCACGGGCGACGAGTGA
- a CDS encoding rRNA pseudouridine synthase, translating to MQKVLARGGFGSRRTCELLIESGRVTVNGEVAALGRRVDVERDKVAVDDILVSTRAGLVYYLLNKPSGVVTTAHDPEGRPTVIDLLPLEPRVFPVGRLDADTEGLLVLTNDGDLTHHLTHPSFGVEKEYLAQVDGRPSPAALRRLREGVELDDGVTAPARVALVPPRTIKLTIHEGRNRQVRRMCAAVGHPVVRLVRTRVGPIAERRLKPGEWRPLTQAEVRALAQAAAAPGPPH from the coding sequence CTGCAGAAGGTGCTCGCGCGTGGCGGCTTCGGCAGCCGGCGCACGTGCGAGCTCCTCATCGAGAGCGGCCGGGTGACGGTGAACGGCGAGGTGGCGGCGCTGGGCCGGCGGGTCGACGTCGAGCGCGACAAGGTGGCCGTCGACGACATCCTGGTGTCGACGCGCGCGGGACTGGTGTACTACCTGCTCAACAAGCCGAGCGGGGTGGTGACCACCGCGCACGATCCCGAGGGGCGCCCGACGGTGATCGACCTGTTGCCGCTGGAGCCCCGCGTCTTCCCAGTGGGCCGCCTCGACGCGGACACCGAGGGCCTGCTCGTGCTCACCAACGACGGCGACCTCACCCACCACCTGACCCATCCCTCGTTCGGCGTCGAGAAGGAGTACCTCGCCCAGGTCGACGGTCGTCCCTCGCCCGCGGCGTTGCGGCGCCTGCGCGAGGGTGTCGAGCTCGACGATGGCGTCACCGCGCCCGCGCGCGTCGCACTCGTGCCGCCGCGGACGATAAAGCTCACCATCCACGAGGGCCGCAACCGTCAGGTGCGGCGCATGTGCGCGGCGGTCGGCCATCCCGTGGTGCGCTTGGTGCGGACCCGCGTCGGGCCGATCGCCGAGCGGCGACTGAAGCCGGGGGAGTGGCGTCCGCTCACGCAGGCCGAGGTGCGCGCCCTCGCCCAGGCCGCCGCCGCGCCGGGCCCGCCGCACTAG
- a CDS encoding DUF512 domain-containing protein codes for MSPPTVVAVAPASPGARAGLQPGDEILSIDGERPRDVIQWRLLTDEPDLSLEVRRGGLDFELGVPKAAGEPLGAEVHSALFDAVRTCDNHCEFCFIYQLPPGLRPSLYLKDDDYRLSFLYGNFTTLTRFTELDLERVVSERLSPLNVSIHATDPDVRARMLRNRRGATSLRWLRALLDHDIEVHGQVVVCPGVNDGRVLDDTLTGVLDEYPELASLCVVPLGVSRHSHEAAMRPHTRDEAAAVVDAVERSQTMFHRAVGRRLAFAADEYYLLAGRPFPPAATYEGFPMHEDGIGMARAFEAELFGEVDEPIGVQPGFFAWVDGAPATGYRAPRRGDEPEVGRRRAPVAVITGEYGARVLVPLLARLGRDDVRVVPVRNEFFGGNIAVTGLLVGSDVARTLASEPSGARYLLPDVCLSNGRFLDGTRPADLPRAVEIVATDGVALRRAIER; via the coding sequence ATGTCCCCTCCGACCGTGGTCGCCGTCGCGCCTGCATCGCCGGGCGCCCGGGCCGGGTTGCAACCGGGCGACGAGATCCTGAGCATCGACGGCGAACGCCCGCGCGACGTCATCCAGTGGCGGTTGCTGACCGACGAGCCCGACCTCTCGCTGGAGGTGCGTCGGGGTGGGCTCGACTTCGAGCTCGGCGTGCCGAAGGCGGCGGGCGAGCCGCTGGGTGCAGAGGTGCACTCGGCCTTGTTCGACGCGGTGCGTACGTGCGACAACCACTGTGAGTTCTGCTTCATCTACCAGCTGCCCCCGGGGCTGCGACCGAGCCTGTACCTGAAGGACGACGATTACCGCTTGTCGTTCCTGTACGGGAATTTCACGACGCTCACGCGTTTCACCGAGCTCGACCTCGAGCGCGTGGTGAGCGAGCGCTTGAGCCCGCTCAACGTGAGCATCCACGCGACCGACCCCGACGTGCGGGCCAGGATGCTGCGCAACCGACGGGGAGCCACCAGCCTGCGTTGGCTGCGCGCCCTGCTCGACCACGACATCGAGGTGCACGGCCAGGTCGTGGTGTGTCCCGGCGTGAACGACGGTCGCGTGCTCGACGACACGCTGACGGGCGTGCTCGACGAGTACCCCGAGCTGGCGTCGTTGTGCGTCGTGCCCCTCGGTGTGAGTCGCCACTCCCACGAGGCGGCGATGCGGCCCCACACCCGCGACGAGGCTGCGGCCGTGGTCGACGCGGTCGAGCGGTCGCAGACGATGTTCCACCGCGCCGTCGGTCGCCGTCTCGCCTTCGCCGCCGACGAGTACTACCTGCTGGCCGGCCGCCCCTTCCCGCCCGCGGCGACCTACGAGGGCTTCCCTATGCACGAGGACGGCATCGGCATGGCGCGCGCCTTCGAGGCCGAGCTGTTCGGTGAGGTCGACGAGCCCATCGGCGTCCAGCCCGGGTTCTTCGCATGGGTCGACGGCGCGCCGGCCACGGGTTACCGGGCGCCCCGTCGCGGTGACGAGCCGGAGGTCGGCCGACGGAGAGCGCCGGTCGCGGTCATCACCGGCGAGTACGGCGCTCGCGTCCTCGTGCCGCTGCTCGCCCGGCTCGGACGCGACGACGTGCGGGTGGTGCCGGTGCGCAACGAGTTCTTCGGCGGCAACATCGCGGTGACGGGCCTGCTGGTGGGGTCCGACGTGGCGCGCACGCTCGCGTCGGAGCCGAGCGGCGCGCGTTACCTCCTGCCCGACGTCTGCCTGTCCAACGGCCGGTTCCTCGACGGCACCCGCCCGGCCGACCTCCCGCGGGCGGTCGAGATCGTCGCCACCGACGGCGTGGCCCTGCGCCGCGCCATCGAGCGCTGA
- a CDS encoding HD domain-containing protein, translated as MTQTFTRMDESTQEQWAHIGAETMKRQQHGGELVLRLLRSLGEITDGFATDQLTHCLQTATRAERAGADREVVVASLCHDIGKAISVPNHPAIAAEILKPYVRDEVCSMIRAHQDFQGRHYYQHFGGDPDAREQYRGQPWFDLAARFADEWDQISFDPDYDTEPLEHFEPLVNEVFATPHSL; from the coding sequence ATGACGCAGACCTTCACGCGGATGGACGAGTCGACGCAGGAGCAGTGGGCCCACATCGGTGCCGAGACGATGAAGCGCCAGCAGCACGGCGGCGAGCTGGTGTTGCGCCTGCTGAGGTCGCTCGGTGAGATCACCGACGGCTTCGCCACCGACCAGCTCACCCACTGCCTGCAGACAGCCACCCGCGCCGAGCGGGCCGGCGCGGACCGCGAGGTCGTCGTGGCCTCGCTCTGCCACGACATCGGCAAGGCGATCTCGGTGCCCAATCATCCCGCCATCGCCGCCGAGATCCTCAAGCCGTACGTGCGCGACGAGGTCTGCTCGATGATCCGCGCCCACCAGGACTTCCAGGGGCGTCACTACTACCAGCACTTCGGCGGCGACCCCGACGCCCGCGAGCAGTACCGGGGGCAGCCCTGGTTCGACCTCGCGGCGCGCTTCGCCGACGAATGGGACCAGATCTCGTTCGACCCGGACTACGACACCGAGCCGCTCGAGCACTTCGAGCCCCTCGTCAACGAGGTCTTCGCCACGCCGCACTCGCTCTGA
- the aroA gene encoding 3-phosphoshikimate 1-carboxyvinyltransferase, protein MTTFTIVGGTPLRGTVRVPGDKSISHRALLLGALAEGTSTVRNLSTGDDVARSRAAVEAMGAHVERDGNRERISGGASVLREPDRVLDVGNSGTSIRLLAGMCARLPWLTVLEGDASIAQRPMDRVAEPLRRMGAFVDGRGDGRYPPLVVRGGRLRGIEYDVPMASAQVKSAVLLAGLGAAGETVVREISPTRAHTEEMLAACGADIAVDGLEVRLRPSELKPFELDVPGDPSQAAFWVVAACTVSGSDVTVEGVYLGAARTGFLDALRRMGADIEVDEVAGTVRARSSELRAADVSGAEIPGLDEIPVLAVAAARAKGTTTFTGIDELVIKESNRLATISSELAALGGRVEGGGDRLVVHGPSAMRGGALRSHGDHRIAMAMAVAALGADGETTIDGWDAVATSYPEFGQHLERLRGG, encoded by the coding sequence ATGACCACCTTCACGATCGTCGGAGGCACGCCGCTGCGAGGCACCGTGCGGGTGCCGGGAGACAAGTCGATCTCGCACCGGGCGCTGTTGCTGGGCGCCCTCGCAGAAGGCACGTCGACCGTTCGCAACCTCTCGACGGGAGACGACGTGGCCCGCAGCCGCGCCGCGGTCGAGGCGATGGGCGCACACGTCGAACGCGACGGGAACCGCGAGCGGATCAGCGGCGGGGCGAGCGTGCTGCGCGAGCCCGATCGGGTGCTCGACGTTGGCAACTCCGGCACGAGCATCCGCCTGCTGGCGGGGATGTGCGCGCGCCTGCCCTGGCTGACGGTGCTCGAAGGCGACGCGTCGATCGCCCAGCGCCCGATGGACCGCGTCGCCGAGCCCCTCCGCCGGATGGGTGCCTTCGTCGACGGGCGGGGCGACGGCCGCTACCCGCCACTCGTGGTGCGCGGCGGTCGGCTGCGCGGCATCGAGTACGACGTTCCGATGGCCAGCGCGCAGGTGAAGTCGGCCGTGCTGCTCGCGGGCCTCGGGGCCGCAGGGGAGACGGTTGTTCGGGAGATCTCGCCGACCCGGGCCCACACCGAGGAGATGCTCGCCGCCTGCGGGGCCGACATCGCGGTCGACGGCCTCGAGGTGCGGTTGCGGCCCTCGGAGTTGAAGCCCTTCGAGCTCGACGTCCCCGGGGATCCGTCGCAGGCCGCCTTCTGGGTCGTCGCCGCGTGCACCGTGTCCGGCAGCGACGTCACGGTCGAGGGCGTCTATCTCGGTGCGGCGCGCACGGGGTTCCTCGACGCGCTCCGACGCATGGGTGCCGACATCGAGGTCGACGAGGTGGCCGGCACGGTACGGGCCCGCTCGTCCGAGCTGCGCGCCGCCGACGTCTCGGGGGCGGAGATCCCCGGCCTCGACGAGATCCCCGTGCTGGCCGTCGCGGCTGCCCGCGCCAAGGGAACGACGACATTCACCGGCATCGACGAGCTCGTGATCAAGGAGAGCAACCGTCTCGCCACCATCTCGAGTGAGCTGGCGGCCCTCGGCGGGCGCGTCGAGGGCGGCGGCGACCGCCTGGTCGTGCACGGGCCCTCCGCGATGCGCGGCGGCGCGCTGCGGTCCCACGGCGATCACCGGATCGCGATGGCGATGGCGGTGGCGGCGCTGGGCGCCGACGGCGAGACCACGATCGACGGGTGGGACGCGGTCGCCACCAGCTATCCCGAGTTCGGTCAACACCTGGAGCGGCTTCGTGGTGGGTGA
- a CDS encoding serine/threonine-protein phosphatase — protein MVERLYLVPIAFGSLAATVIWGRSALRVHRMSRRIAAAQSTEAAALAWSSFRKELHTAIVYGIATLSLALAAVWTHPAVELPLLLLVVPIAMTLTYGQRFLEEAALIEQRAALERRAEEALSQQELAPRRWATRLAPEDLPEFPGFEVGRVYEAGSGLMAGDFYDLYQTAPNRLAAVIGDVSGHGIDASITAFQVKYLLRVFLRQYRDPAQAVEELNAVLSAQNRGDEFVSLCVTVFDESAGTLRFSSAGHPPAWLWHDGELRPLRATGPLLTLDPGGEYTSFEVPLDTGDLLLLYTDGLSEARAGEQLFGEERIANAVRRDPGMSADTLCKSLLEAARDFATAPLGDDVAILAIRKT, from the coding sequence ATGGTCGAGCGTCTCTACCTCGTCCCCATCGCCTTCGGCTCACTGGCGGCAACGGTGATCTGGGGTCGATCCGCGCTCCGTGTCCACCGGATGTCGCGTCGCATCGCCGCGGCCCAGAGCACGGAGGCCGCCGCGCTCGCGTGGTCGTCGTTCCGCAAGGAGCTCCACACCGCGATCGTGTACGGCATCGCCACCCTGTCGCTCGCGCTCGCTGCGGTCTGGACCCATCCCGCGGTCGAGCTGCCGCTGCTGCTGCTCGTGGTGCCCATCGCGATGACGCTGACGTACGGCCAGCGGTTCCTCGAGGAGGCGGCGTTGATCGAACAGCGCGCCGCGCTCGAGCGGCGGGCGGAGGAAGCGCTGTCCCAGCAGGAGCTCGCCCCTCGACGCTGGGCCACCCGACTGGCGCCGGAGGACCTGCCCGAGTTCCCGGGCTTCGAGGTGGGCCGCGTCTACGAGGCCGGTAGCGGGCTCATGGCCGGCGACTTCTACGACCTCTACCAGACCGCACCCAACCGTCTCGCGGCAGTGATCGGCGACGTCTCCGGTCACGGCATCGACGCGTCGATCACCGCGTTCCAGGTGAAGTACCTGCTGCGGGTGTTCCTCCGCCAGTACCGCGACCCCGCGCAGGCGGTCGAGGAGCTCAACGCGGTTCTGTCCGCTCAGAACCGGGGCGACGAGTTCGTCTCGTTGTGCGTCACCGTCTTCGACGAGAGCGCGGGAACGCTGCGCTTCTCGTCGGCGGGCCACCCGCCTGCGTGGCTTTGGCACGACGGGGAGCTGCGACCGCTCCGCGCCACCGGGCCGCTGCTCACGCTCGATCCCGGGGGGGAGTACACGAGCTTCGAGGTGCCGCTCGACACGGGCGACCTGCTCCTCCTCTACACCGACGGACTGTCCGAGGCACGCGCCGGCGAGCAGCTGTTCGGCGAGGAACGCATCGCGAACGCGGTGCGCCGTGATCCGGGCATGAGCGCCGACACCCTCTGCAAGTCGCTTCTGGAGGCGGCGCGCGACTTCGCCACAGCGCCCCTCGGCGACGATGTCGCGATCCTCGCGATCCGAAAGACCTGA
- a CDS encoding segregation/condensation protein A, whose protein sequence is MPNVDVGPGSSYLVHTPVFDGPFDLLLHLITKEQVDLYEVPLAGIVDAYLAELEHMGRMDLDTATEFLLIAATLIELKTRRLLPGRDDVDIDEELWLLEERDLLLSRLLECKTFKDASAALVRLMSKADRSLPRLAGLEERFLAVMPDLLEGVTPDDLRGALVKVLAPKPRPKVDLDHVAPIRISVRDAVEQLVGELPRLRRVTFRRLTGHLIERLEVIVHFLAVLELYKQGTVELHQVSTFGQLDIEWVGERGDTVLDPSFIDGMDTYDG, encoded by the coding sequence GTGCCGAACGTCGACGTCGGCCCCGGCTCGAGCTACCTCGTCCACACGCCGGTCTTCGACGGCCCCTTCGATCTCCTGCTGCACCTGATCACCAAGGAGCAGGTCGACCTCTACGAGGTTCCGCTCGCCGGCATCGTCGACGCCTACCTGGCCGAGCTCGAGCACATGGGCCGGATGGACCTCGACACCGCCACCGAGTTCCTGCTCATCGCGGCCACGTTGATCGAGCTGAAGACCCGCCGGCTGCTGCCGGGGCGCGACGACGTCGACATCGACGAGGAGCTCTGGCTGCTCGAGGAGCGCGACCTGCTGCTGTCGCGGCTCCTGGAGTGCAAGACGTTCAAGGACGCCTCGGCCGCGCTCGTGCGCCTCATGTCCAAGGCCGACCGTTCGCTGCCGCGGCTGGCCGGGCTCGAGGAGCGCTTCCTGGCGGTGATGCCCGACCTGCTCGAAGGCGTCACACCCGACGACCTCAGGGGCGCGCTGGTGAAGGTGCTGGCGCCCAAGCCCAGGCCGAAGGTCGACCTCGACCACGTGGCGCCGATCCGCATCAGCGTGCGTGACGCGGTCGAGCAGCTCGTCGGCGAGCTGCCCCGCCTGCGGCGGGTCACGTTCCGCCGTCTCACCGGCCACCTCATCGAGCGCCTCGAGGTGATCGTCCACTTCCTCGCCGTCCTCGAGCTCTACAAGCAGGGCACCGTCGAGCTGCACCAGGTGTCGACGTTCGGCCAGCTCGACATCGAGTGGGTGGGCGAGCGCGGCGACACGGTCCTCGACCCCAGCTTCATCGACGGCATGGACACCTACGATGGCTAG
- the aroH gene encoding chorismate mutase gives MSPAVRALRGATTLDADTEEQVHLRVKALVVEMLERNGVAKDEIISIFFTATEDVRSAFPATAARALGLGDVPLLCARELDVHGGTPLCVRVMMHLTTDRAPQELLHVYLEGARGLRDDLPG, from the coding sequence ATGTCCCCAGCCGTCCGCGCGTTACGCGGCGCGACCACGCTCGACGCCGACACCGAGGAGCAGGTCCACCTGCGGGTCAAGGCCCTCGTGGTCGAGATGCTCGAGCGCAACGGCGTGGCCAAGGACGAGATCATCAGCATCTTCTTCACGGCCACCGAAGACGTCCGCTCCGCGTTCCCGGCCACCGCGGCGCGGGCCCTGGGCCTCGGCGACGTGCCCCTTCTCTGCGCCCGCGAGCTCGACGTGCACGGCGGCACGCCCCTCTGCGTCCGGGTGATGATGCACCTCACCACCGACCGCGCCCCACAGGAGCTCCTCCACGTGTACCTCGAGGGTGCCAGGGGTCTGCGTGATGACCTCCCGGGCTGA
- a CDS encoding 1-acyl-sn-glycerol-3-phosphate acyltransferase, which yields MILYQAVRTLIALVSRTYWRLTIEGRENVPPTGAFVLAPVHRSFIDFALVSGVTRRRMRYMGKDSLWKVSLFGKLISALGAFPVRRGAADREALRRSIEVVEGGEPLVLFPEGTRRFGPTIEDLFDGAAYVATRAGVPIVPVGIGGSERAMRKGERLPRPVKIHIVVGKPLDPPVKGDGRASRRAVHELTEQLHVELQRLFVEAEEKANG from the coding sequence GTGATCCTCTACCAGGCCGTCCGCACGCTCATCGCCCTCGTCAGCCGCACCTACTGGCGCCTCACCATCGAGGGGCGTGAGAACGTGCCCCCCACCGGTGCGTTCGTGCTGGCGCCCGTGCACCGGTCGTTCATCGACTTCGCGCTCGTCTCCGGCGTCACCCGGCGCCGCATGCGCTACATGGGCAAGGACTCGCTCTGGAAGGTGTCGCTCTTCGGCAAGCTCATCTCCGCGCTGGGCGCGTTCCCGGTTCGGCGCGGCGCCGCGGACCGCGAGGCGCTGCGCCGCAGCATCGAAGTCGTGGAAGGTGGCGAGCCCCTGGTGCTCTTCCCCGAGGGCACCCGACGTTTCGGCCCGACAATCGAGGATCTCTTCGACGGTGCCGCCTACGTGGCCACGCGGGCCGGCGTGCCCATCGTGCCCGTCGGCATCGGCGGCTCCGAGCGCGCCATGCGCAAGGGCGAGCGACTGCCGCGCCCGGTGAAGATCCACATCGTCGTGGGCAAGCCCTTGGACCCGCCGGTGAAGGGTGACGGGCGGGCATCGCGCCGCGCCGTGCACGAGCTCACCGAACAGCTCCACGTCGAGCTGCAGCGTCTCTTCGTGGAGGCCGAGGAGAAGGCGAACGGCTGA
- a CDS encoding prephenate dehydrogenase/arogenate dehydrogenase family protein, which produces MTSRAEVVGTGLIGGSIGLALRARGWHVTGRDVDEARAARAHDLGALDAVGHDPDAELTFVAVPVSAIAAEATRAVAGGSVVTDVGGVKAPVVASVDHPRFVGGHPMAGSEQEGVDGADAELFAGATWVLTPTIDTDPQAYARVRSVVSTFGADVVALTPEQHDALVAVVSHVPHLTAATLMGLASERAEEHAALLRLAAGGFRDMTRVASGHPGIWPDICVENRDAIVAALDTLVHALTDMRELVSVGDRTALLRLLERARAARVNLPTPAARPEDLAELRVPVPDRPGVLAEVTTLASELGVNILDLEIAHSAEGPGGVLVVVVETSATELVRGALVARGYRPSVRSLA; this is translated from the coding sequence ATGACCTCCCGGGCTGAGGTCGTCGGCACGGGGCTGATCGGAGGTTCCATCGGGCTCGCGCTGCGGGCACGGGGCTGGCACGTCACCGGCCGCGACGTCGACGAGGCTCGTGCCGCACGCGCCCACGACCTGGGGGCGCTCGACGCGGTGGGCCACGATCCCGACGCCGAGCTCACGTTCGTAGCGGTCCCGGTGTCGGCGATCGCGGCAGAGGCCACGCGCGCGGTCGCTGGCGGCAGCGTCGTCACCGACGTCGGCGGGGTGAAGGCCCCGGTCGTGGCGAGCGTGGACCATCCCCGTTTCGTGGGGGGCCACCCCATGGCCGGTTCCGAGCAGGAGGGCGTGGACGGCGCCGATGCCGAGCTCTTCGCCGGGGCCACGTGGGTCCTCACCCCGACGATCGACACCGACCCCCAGGCATACGCGCGCGTGCGGTCGGTCGTGTCGACCTTCGGCGCCGACGTGGTCGCGCTCACGCCGGAGCAGCACGACGCGCTGGTCGCGGTCGTCTCGCACGTACCCCACCTCACGGCGGCAACCTTGATGGGGCTCGCCTCCGAACGAGCCGAGGAGCACGCCGCCCTGCTCCGGCTGGCCGCGGGTGGGTTCCGCGACATGACGCGCGTCGCGTCCGGACACCCCGGCATCTGGCCCGACATCTGTGTCGAGAACCGCGACGCGATCGTCGCCGCCCTCGACACCCTCGTGCATGCGTTGACCGACATGCGCGAGCTCGTGTCGGTGGGTGACCGCACCGCGCTGTTGCGGCTGCTCGAGCGGGCCCGCGCCGCGCGCGTGAACCTGCCGACGCCGGCGGCGCGTCCCGAGGACCTGGCCGAGCTCCGGGTGCCCGTGCCCGACCGGCCGGGCGTGCTGGCGGAGGTCACTACGCTCGCGAGCGAGCTCGGCGTCAACATCCTCGACCTCGAGATCGCGCACTCGGCCGAGGGACCGGGCGGCGTCCTCGTGGTCGTCGTGGAAACGAGCGCGACCGAGCTCGTGCGCGGCGCGCTCGTGGCGCGCGGCTACCGGCCGTCGGTCCGGTCACTCGCATGA
- the ispH gene encoding 4-hydroxy-3-methylbut-2-enyl diphosphate reductase, whose amino-acid sequence MSVEKVLLAAPRGFCAGVEMAIKALAWMIRVFEPPVYCYHEIVHNRLVVDRFRDLGVVFVDDIADVPEGAPLMLSAHGSAPEVVAAARANGGFVVDAVCPLVTKVHHEVKVRAGKGYSIVYVGHEGHDEAIGTMAVAPGAIHLVESDDDVATLDGISGPVALLAQTTLSHHDWAGVLAATRERFPDLWMPGRSDLCFATTNRQSALTEIARHADAIVVIGSANSSNTVALEKVARGAGCARVYRVNGADELPDDLEGTVGVTAGASAPEELVRAVIDRLNPANGVEVVTVTDEDEYFPPPRELRELLSALDTAVRATLAAAVPTTMAFADDRQVAASDVLDALAP is encoded by the coding sequence ATGAGCGTCGAAAAGGTCCTGCTCGCCGCGCCGCGGGGCTTCTGCGCAGGCGTCGAGATGGCCATCAAGGCACTGGCGTGGATGATCCGCGTCTTCGAGCCGCCCGTGTACTGCTACCACGAGATCGTGCACAACCGCCTCGTCGTCGATCGCTTCCGTGACCTCGGCGTGGTGTTCGTCGACGACATCGCCGACGTGCCCGAGGGCGCGCCACTGATGCTCAGCGCGCACGGCTCGGCTCCCGAGGTCGTCGCGGCCGCGCGCGCCAACGGCGGGTTCGTCGTCGACGCGGTCTGTCCCCTGGTGACCAAGGTGCACCACGAGGTGAAGGTGCGGGCGGGCAAGGGCTACTCCATCGTCTATGTCGGCCACGAGGGCCACGACGAGGCGATCGGAACGATGGCGGTGGCGCCGGGCGCCATCCACCTCGTCGAGTCCGACGACGACGTGGCCACCCTCGACGGGATCTCCGGCCCGGTCGCCCTGCTCGCACAGACCACCCTGAGCCATCACGACTGGGCGGGGGTGCTGGCGGCGACGCGCGAGCGCTTCCCCGACCTCTGGATGCCCGGACGCAGCGATCTGTGCTTCGCCACGACCAACCGGCAGTCGGCCCTCACCGAGATCGCGCGCCACGCCGACGCCATCGTCGTCATCGGCTCGGCGAACTCCTCCAACACGGTTGCGCTCGAGAAGGTCGCCAGAGGCGCCGGATGCGCCCGGGTCTACCGCGTGAACGGCGCCGACGAGCTGCCCGACGACCTCGAGGGCACCGTCGGCGTGACCGCGGGGGCGTCGGCTCCCGAGGAGCTCGTGCGGGCGGTCATCGACCGCCTGAACCCGGCCAACGGTGTCGAGGTCGTCACCGTGACCGACGAGGACGAGTACTTCCCGCCGCCGCGCGAGCTGCGCGAGCTGCTGAGCGCGCTCGACACCGCGGTACGGGCCACGCTGGCGGCCGCCGTGCCCACGACGATGGCCTTCGCCGACGACCGCCAGGTGGCAGCGAGCGACGTCCTCGACGCGCTCGCTCCCTAG